The Rosa chinensis cultivar Old Blush chromosome 7, RchiOBHm-V2, whole genome shotgun sequence DNA segment gttttaatgtgtagatcatttctacaatttttcagccaaatcgatgatcgttaaggtatcaagctagattaaatcaatagatGAACCAAATcttcaaacttgaaccgttcatacttattcTTAGATCGCcattttgaatgtcttaacgataatcaatttggctgaaaatttgcataaatgatctacacattaggacctaaaaacggaacggttgagatgccaaaatataatcgaaaagttggtctaattcTCTATCCatagaaaataccaaaaaaagagATCATTCACTAAAAGgaccccacacacacacacacacacaaaacaaaactacaAAAGAAAACCCCTAACACAACTCCCTCATAGCTGATCCAGACGGAACGCTCGGGACACAGACAATGGGAGGCAATTAAACCAAATAGACCTATTACTAGTAACATGGTCTAAAGAAGCAAGATGATCAACTACAAAGTTAGCTTCTCTGTATATATGCCTGAAGAAGATCGAAGAAAATTGAAGGGATATAGTTTTGATATCAGCCACAAGAGCTTGAATTCTCCAAAGAACATCCATTTTGCCAAGAATAAGTCAATCACAATCTTTGAGTAGCCTTCAGCAAATAACTTCGAGTAATTGTAGAATAAAGCAGCCTGAAGACTATCTCTAAGGGCAATAGCTTCAGCAACAATAACACTGTAGAGCCAATCTTTTTTAGAAGTAGGAAAGGGTGGATTACCATCACCATTTCTTATCACATGGTCAATTGAGGCAACTCCACTGCGAacagaaccatcaaaatttaatttcaCATAATCATTATATGGAGGCTGCAACttgatatgaaaaaatttgGAGATTTTGGATTAGCTTGACAATACCTAATTACCAAAATAGCAGCCCCAAAGAAGGTTTGAGAATGGGAACTAGCTAATTGATCATGAGTATTCCAAAAGGACCAAGATAACATAAAAATTCTagcaaaattttcagaattatTGTTATGTTTCGTACCTTAATTTactggtttactagtcatttggacggtaaacgacaactattgtTACTTTTTACCTCTGTTTCAAACTTTTAGTGGACCTAAAAGCTGATTTTTTCGTACGTTCCTTTTTTTAGAAAACTTCATTGAGGAAAGTTacagaggacattaaaccgagtctATAGACATGTGACATACTTAAATTGAAGTTTGTACGCATAAGTTATGTTCTAAAAACCAAAATTTATTGTTTTTGGAAAACTTACTATAAATAGCAAATCTATGCAAGATAACTTTTCATTTTCAGAAAACTACCCAAATactattttaattttctcttgCCCTAACCTGTTTATCCAACCCAACCCGAATTGGAGACCTGATGGGTTTTTCGCTGTCGGCTGTCTCACTCTCGGCATAGCCTTTAAATTTGGCCCCAGCTTCCACCAACAATTGACCACAGCATAAAATCGACTAAAAACCATCTCGACAGTTAGCACAACTCGACCTAGTCGGAACTCGACTTTCAAAATTATGTTGATATAACTATATCAGTGTGACAAAATCAAGGCAACATAAAACATCCATTTTCAAAAGTTTTCttatatgcattttttttttttcagaatgtTCCAACTCCTAAGGAATTTCACCTGCAACAATGAGATCTTTTCCAGAACTAGCGACCGAAGTTTcagtgaaattaaaaaaaaaactcccagCAGAGAAAACTGTTTTTACTTTAAATTTTTACTAGAATTAGAATTTTAACCAACTTTCGCATCAGTCTCGCCCGATGACGCGCGCCTATCCCACGTGGACAACACCCCCGAAACGCACCTAACCGCGGGCGTAGACTCTGCTCCGAAACGCGTAAAATCAGCGCGTGGTAGAATCGTAAAATCAACGCGCTTTAGGGGGTCTTGTTGTTGTGCCCTAATCGCCTGCTAGCGAGATCTGCCTGTCTTATCCTGAAGAACCAATCAACTCCGCCCTCGTCTGATAAATCCGTATATCAACCATGTCCCTCCTGCAACTCGGATCGTCAGTCCGTTCAGATTCGTCGTGTTCCGCTGTCTGACTCACGCCCTCCGGTACCCCGATCCAACTCAGTAACCCGGTGAGTCCGATCGATCTCGCTCTGCTCCAGATCTGTTAGATTTTGCTCGATTTTCCATAGTTTCtgtattgattttttttggCTTGGTATGGTTGACGCAGGTCAAGGATGGAGCCGATGGACATCGTCGGAAAGTCAAAAGAAGACGCCTCGCTTCCGAAAGGTAGATTTGATTTTGTGGTTATTTTTGAAAGTTAGGTTAAATCGGTTTTGTGGCTTTTGAATTCGATGTGGTCTGTGTGGTGATGAATTTTTCCGTACTTTTTCTTGGTGAGTTGATGTGATCGAACGATTGACTGTATAGGTTATCATAGAGTCTGGGGATTATCAGTGTTGAAAGGATTCATAGGTGATATAATAAGTTAGTGGAGTTTTGTTGAAATCAACAGTGGACTAAATCTTGTAAATAGAGTAAGAAACTTAAATAGAAGACTAGCATTTTGTTGAATTCGACGGTTTTCCCTGTAGTTTTAGTTGGATGGAGACTGTTGAAGCCTAAAAGATGTGTAAGTAGATATACATGGTTTGCTCATTGGTTTGGGGTAGCAATTTTGCTTTCACTCTGTGTCAACCTTTTATAATTTACTCGACGCATCTTTTTAACAATTTTGTTGATTAAACAATTTCTTAATCAAATATCTTGGAGGTTTCCAAATACAATATATAGCTTGCTTGGAACTTGTACTGGTTTTCATTTCAAATCAGAGCGTCAGTGCTTAGATAACATAATTATGTGCGACACCTTATTAGTTCTCATATTGAAGGTGAATACTGAATGGTTTAAACTTACTGTTTCTTCTCAGCAACCATGACCAAGATCATTAAGGAGATGTTGCCTCCAGATGTACGCGTTGCAAGAGATGCTCAAGATCTTCTCATCGAGTGTTGTGTAGGTGAGAATAAATGAATATATAGTTTAGTTTATGTTCTGCTATTGACGTATGCATTCACAGACACACTTTGCCAGATATATTCACTGGTATATTATTGGTTTGTGAGTAGTTCAAAGCCTTATCTATAGAACTTTAAGCCAAAACCTTTTCTGCATGTGAAACCTAATTGTTTCAATGAACTGCAGTTGAATTATTGGCGATGCATTTACTGAGTTGATTACAAATGGAATTTAAAGGAATAATAATTTCTTAGTATTTTCAATTGAATAAGTTTGAAGCAAAAATAAAGCAAAGTTATGTTTCTGATTTTGAGGGATTTTGTTTCTAATACAAGTACGCCATTTGTACCATTTGTGTTGATTATTGATTACCCTTTAGGTACTGATTAGACCTTTTTTGAGAGTCATTGATGCCATTTACATATGTATTGCTATCCCTCATGTAGCTTGAAGTTCAATGTATTTCAATTGTTTTAATGTGTTCCTGAATCCCATAACACTGCTTCTGTACTGTCTGGATGATAACCTGTGACAGATGTTATATGTTTTTCCAAACTGATTTAGTAATTATATCTCACCTTTGCAGAGTTTATAAATCTCATCTCATCGGAGTCCAATGAAGTTTGTAGCAGAGAGGAGAAAAGAACAATAGCACCTGAGCATGTGCTCAAGGCTTTACAGGTTTTGATCCTGACCATAATTCAATGTCGAAATTTGGTTTTTGTTCTTTGTGTAGTGTGGGTGTTGCTCTAAATGGTTTTAGTCCATAGTGCACCTGGGCTTCCATATTGTGGTTTATTAGTGAATCGAGTCTTCCTGTCAATCTATGCATCTGCATCTTTTACTTGCATAATTTTTATGAGATTTGGTTCGTCTTTCTATATTTCTGAAATAGGATGGTTACAGTGATGTTGATTATATAACCTTAAAAGGTATATCTGTTAAATAAGCCTTAAAGTGATCAATATTTTGTACCTGGCCAACTTTATTTCATTGGGGTGTGAATCAATAAATACAGATGGCTCTGTGGTGACATGGGATGAATACAACAGTATATAGGTGAAATGTGTAGAGACAGCCTAGTGGTCTTCTTCATTATTTAACAGGCCTACGGCAGCATTACTAATCTCATTAGTCTGCTTCTTGTAGACATCTTACAGAAAACTAGCAAAACTTTCTATAGAGTGTTGTACATGTTTGAAATGGCTGTACTTTGACACTTATTATATTCTGTTATCAGGTTCTTGGGTTCAGCGAGTACATTGAGGAAGTTTATGCAGCATATGAACAACACAAGATTGAGACTGTGGTAAGTCTTCATCATGTTATGCTTTGTATGTCTAAACAAGTAGTGCAAGATTGTAGTTGCTCAAACTGAGAACTATGGCGGTATCTATGTTTATACGAGTATGGCCTTTTCTGTGAACTTGCCACATAAACAATGTACTGATGAGTGCTGAATCTTTTTCAGCATGATGTAGCAAAAAGTGTCAAATGGGGCAATGGAGCAGAGATGACAGAGGAAGAAGCCTTGGCCGAGCAGCAGAGGATGTTTGCCGAGGCACGTGCCAGAATGAATGGAGGCGCCACCGCGCCCAAGCAACCAGACCCAGACCAAAGT contains these protein-coding regions:
- the LOC112177114 gene encoding protein Dr1 homolog gives rise to the protein MEPMDIVGKSKEDASLPKATMTKIIKEMLPPDVRVARDAQDLLIECCVEFINLISSESNEVCSREEKRTIAPEHVLKALQVLGFSEYIEEVYAAYEQHKIETVHDVAKSVKWGNGAEMTEEEALAEQQRMFAEARARMNGGATAPKQPDPDQSLES